From the genome of Uranotaenia lowii strain MFRU-FL chromosome 1, ASM2978415v1, whole genome shotgun sequence, one region includes:
- the LOC129759932 gene encoding uncharacterized protein LOC129759932, whose product MFFWTDSSTVLQWLQSPPNRWKTFVANRVSKIQNSTDVDLWMHVRGESNPADVLSRGISPPELVNHPLWWTGSPWLQLPPSQWPRTELSACQTSSTSEMRVPVAALPAVVKDDEFVDRIFGMYSSYQKLRRSIAHCMRYFRLLKAAARKTKIDPFQALTTADLQEADLTLCRLAQKQCFPEELATLASSGRLPSSSQLKYIRTKLESDGIIRIRGVLANATVPEATKHQVVLLAKHPLSKLLAKYYHGNLLHAGPQLMLATIRQKYWIIGGRNLVRRTFHECHKCFRCRPKMIQQSIADLPTSRVAPRRPFAVSGVDYCGPVYIKSLVRNRGPTKAYVCIFVCFTTRAVHIELVSDLSTPAFIAALRRFSARRNFPHEIHSDNGTAFRGANNELHRIYQMLKTEHGGRKNILDWCAESGVAWHFIPPRSPHFGGLWEAAVKSAKHHLLREIGHSNISYEDMTTLLAEVEMCLNSRPLIPMPTESDELEALTPGHFLVGESLRSPPEEDVATVPDNQLSHWKLTQKRFQRIWRRWYPEYLQQLQARATKHRRPSTVIQPNQMVIIQDDLLPPAQWPLGIITAVHPGKDGVVRVVTLRTAKRDVVSRCVNKLALLPVPEQPEPNPADEQPVGEPVTAVPENNQ is encoded by the coding sequence ATGTTCTTCTGGACTGATTCCTCGACGGTTCTTCAGTGGCTACAATCACCGCCCAATCGCTGGAAGACATTTGTGGCCAACCGAGTGTCTAAGATCCAGAATTCGACCGATGTAGATTTGTGGATGCATGTTCGCGGAGAATCGAATCCAGCCGATGTTCTGTCCCGTGGAATAAGTCCGCCTGAGCTCGTCAATCATCCGCTTTGGTGGACTGGATCTCCATGGCTCCAGTTACCGCCTTCGCAGTGGCCACGAACCGAGTTGTCAGCCTGCCAAACCAGTTCGACGAGTGAAATGAGAGTTCCAGTTGCCGCGCTTCCAGCTGTCGTGAAGGATGACGAGTTTGTAGATCGTATCTTCGGAATGTACTCCAGTTACCAAAAACTCAGGCGCTCCATCGCTCACTGCATGCGATACTTCCGCTTGTTGAAAGCAGCTGCACGGAAGACGAAaattgacccattccaagcgctTACCACCGCCGATCTGCAAGAAGCAGATTTGACACTGTGTCGTCTTGCCCAGAAACAGTGTTTTCCTGAAGAGTTAGCCACTCTAGCATCGTCCGGTCGTCTTCCGTCTTCATCGCAGTTGAAGTACATCCGTACAAAACTAGAATCAGATGGAATCATTCGGATTAGAGGAGTTCTGGCCAACGCAACCGTTCCGGAAGCTACGAAACATCAAGTTGTTCTGCTCGCGAAACACCCACTTTCAAAACTGTTGGCGAAGTATTATCATGGGAATTTACTTCACGCCGGCCCACAACTAATGCTCGCCACGATCCGTCAAAAGTACTGGATCATTGGTGGACGCAATCTAGTGCGCCGCACATTCCATGAGTGCCACAAATGTTTCCGATGCAGACCAAAGATGATCCAGCAAAGTATCGCAGATTTGCCTACGTCCCGTGTTGCGCCCCGAAGACCATTTGCCGTTTCTGGTGTGGACTATTGCGGACCAGTTTACATCAAGTCTCTCGTCCGTAACCGAGGCCCAACGAAGGCATACGTTTGCATCTTCGTTTGCTTTACCACACGTGCCGTTCACATCGAGTTGGTGTCTGATCTCTCCACGCCGGCCTTCATCGCTGCTCTTCGCCGATTTTCTGCCCGCCGAAACTTTCCCCACGAGATCCACAGCGACAATGGCACTGCGTTCCGAGGTGCAAACAACGAGTTGCACAGAATTTACCAGATGCTGAAAACCGAACACGGAGGACGCAAGAACATCCTGGATTGGTGTGCAGAATCTGGAGTTGCGTGGCATTTCATACCACCTCGATCGCCCCATTTCGGAGGTCTATGGGAAGCAGCAGTGAAATCAGCGAAGCACCATCTATTGAGAGAAATAGGCCACTCCAACATTTCCTACGAAGACATGACGACGTTACTAGCCGAGGTGGAGATGTGTCTGAACTCCAGACCCTTGATTCCGATGCCAACCGAATCCGACGAGTTAGAAGCCCTGACACCTGGACATTTCCTTGTCGGTGAAAGCCTGCGATCTCCACCCGAAGAAGACGTCGCAACTGTTCCGGACAATCAACTGTCGCATTGGAAGCTCACGCAGAAACGGTTCCAACGAATCTGGCGTAGAtggtacccagaatatctgCAGCAGCTTCAAGCCCGAGCCACCAAGCACCGTAGACCATCAACTGTAATCCAGCCCAACCAAATGGTGATCATCCAAGACGATCTGCTTCCGCCAGCCCAATGGCCACTAGGGATCATCACAGCCGTTCATCCTGGGAAAGACGGCGTCGTACGAGTGGTCACCTTACGCACTGCGAAGCGAGATGTCGTTTCTAGGTGTGTCAACAAACTTGCTCTGTTACCCGTACCAGAACAACCCGAACCCAATCCAGCTGATGAGCAGCCCGTTGGAGAACCGGTCACCGCAGTTCCTGAAAACAACCAATGA
- the LOC129759943 gene encoding uncharacterized protein LOC129759943: MPKTKSDERVEDAIIRRKAILTNLSDVERFTREFNVDRDAGRLQVRQDLVDRIYDQFQKTQTVIEKWDGPDRLEMRLAERSTIEERFCEVKAFLLNNIPERLNSSTSAEPTAATSTAMFHLRLPKIDLPRFDGDFSRWLSFRDTFKSMVHLNPDVPAVAKLQYLLQSLEGEAKKPFESVNVEADNYLITWEALMKRYDNQRYLKRQLFRAMYDIQPLRKESSKDLHTLTDDFDRHVKAMAKLGEPVGYWDTPLVNLLCYKLDPTTLRAWEEKTSDLRNITYQELIDFLYSRAMMLKTIVSEEQHYLQTMPTRMTGSQPKKQYRLVANPVASDTKPDPPPCIVCSERHHLFRCRKFASFSPNNRRQVVTSHRLCWNCFNFGHLARTCSSRHTCRFCNGRHHSLLHDAIKATFFNSLPEPTSLLSNSPLPAPQRSTAPTDADPQPSTSSQQVCMTVQASTSTVLLETVMLMVVDSTGKEIPARALLDSASMCSFMTKKLANTLDLRRSTVDIAVSGIGESSKQIKRQLTAKIRSTVSKYATELDFLILKRPTVCLPTVDIDVAAWKIPDVNLADPYFFIPADIDLIVGGEVYHELHSGSKISLGIEMPTLVETVFGWAVSGSVPINSSETPRLCHRTTIDRDLEQSIERSWELESLLPSQALSAEETKCEEVFSATTTRDSSGRFVVRLPLTSYPLVRVGEPRSIVERRFQGLERRLKRDPAPREAYVCFMADYERLGLMIELTDPVDDSVPHCYLPHHPVFKESSTSTKVRVVFDASCKTSTGYSINDTQLVGPTIQDDLLSIIMRFRTHPIALVADIEKMYRQIQLHLDDSPFLATRTLKRLAENEVSRFPVATPVFKSDFYVDVCLTGAEDVDSAVQLRRKASALVVSAGLPLKKWASNVPEALRGIPPEDLAVSAIHSLQDDQDVSTFGLVWETTLHRFRIQFPLPASYQADWKDFHSTQDTTVTIQVPRYVSSANATFYHLHFISEASEKSHGSCCMRYFRLLKAAARKSEKDPFMMLTTADLKEAAFVLYRLAQKQDFPEKLVTLASTSRLPSSSQLKHTRIKLNSNGIIRIVLLVKLLLLNLLAKYYHGNLLHLGPQLMLPTILQKHWIIGGRNLVRRTFHERHKCFRSRPKMILLMNVVNNWRTGHRSSWKSAMSRVAL, translated from the coding sequence ATGCCGAAAACCAAGTCAGACGAAAGAGTGGAGGATGCTATCATTCGTCGCAAGGCCATCCTGACAAATCTATCGGATGTTGAAAGGTTTACGAGAGAGTTCAACGTAGATCGTGATGCTGGGCGCCTTCAAGTTCGACAAGATCTAGTTGATCGGATCTACGACCAGTTCCAGAAAACGCAAACCGTCATCGAGAAGTGGGATGGACCAGATCGGCTTGAAATGCGTTTGGCTGAGAGATCAACCATCGAAGAAAGGTTTTGTGAGGTGAAAGCATTCCTGTTGAACAACATCCCGGAAAGGTTGAACAGTTCTACATCAGCAGAGCCGACCGCAGCAACCAGCACAGCTATGTTTCACCTACGCCTGCCCAAAATAGATTTGCCGAGGTTCGATGGTGATTTTTCGCGATGGTTGTCGTTCCGAGACACGTTCAAGTCCATGGTACACTTGAATCCAGATGTTCCAGCGGTTGCAAAGCTTCAGTACCTGCTTCAGAGTTTGGAAGGCGAAGCCAAGAAACCTTTCGAGTCCGTAAACGTTGAGGCTGACAATTATCTTATCACTTGGGAAGCGTTAATGAAGCGGTATGATAACCAGCGGTACTTGAAACGACAGCTCTTCAGGGCAATGTACGACATTCAACCTTTAAGGAAAGAGTCTTCAAAGGATCTTCATACGTTGACAGATGATTTTGACCGCCATGTGAAGGCCATGGCTAAACTGGGTGAGCCGGTAGGTTACTGGGATACTCCACTAGTGAACCTACTGTGCTACAAACTGGATCCAACGACTCTTCGAGCCTGGGAGGAAAAAACGAGCGACCTTAGAAACATCACCTATCAAGAGCTGATCGATTTCCTGTATTCTCGAGCGATGATGCTGAAGACGATCGTCTCAGAGGAGCAGCACTACCTGCAAACGATGCCAACGAGGATGACGGGATCCCAACCGAAGAAGCAGTACCGATTAGTGGCCAATCCTGTTGCGTCGGATACAAAACCTGATCCACCGCCGTGTATTGTATGTTCGGAACGACACCATCTGTTTCGCTGCAGGAAATTCGCCAGTTTCTCTCCCAACAACCGTCGTCAAGTTGTTACATCGCATCGTTTGTGttggaattgtttcaattttggacATTTAGCAAGAACATGTTCCTCTCGACACACTTGTCGTTTCTGCAACGGAAGGCATCACTCTCTCCTCCACGATGCAATCAAGGCCACCTTTTTCAATTCGCTGCCGGAACCAACGTCGTTATTGTCGAATTCGCCCCTACCAGCTCCGCAGCGCAGTACCGCCCCTACAGATGCAGATCCGCAACCATCAACTTCGAGCCAACAAGTATGTATGACTGTTCAGGCATCAACCAGTACAGTTTTGCTAGAAACGGTTATGCTTATGGTGGTTGACAGTACGGGAAAGGAAATTCCGGCTCGAGCGCTACTTGATTCCGCTAGTATGTGCAGTTTTATGACGAAGAAGTTGGCCAACACCCTCGATCTCCGCCGTTCTACCGTTGACATTGCCGTTTCAGGGATTGGTGAGTCATCCAAGCAGATCAAGCGCCAGTTAACAGCGAAGATTCGTTCAACTGTATCCAAGTATGCAACGGAGCTAGATTTCTTGATCCTGAAAAGGCCAACAGTCTGCCTACCGACTGTGGACATTGATGTTGCTGCTTGGAAAATACCCGATGTCAACCTGGCTGATCCATACTTCTTCATTCCTGCGGACATTGACCTCATTGTGGGCGGAGAAGTGTACCACGAACTTCACAGTGGCAGCAAGATTTCCCTCGGCATTGAAATGCCGACTCTAGTTGAGACTGTGTTTGGATGGGCTGTATCCGGATCGGTTCCAATAAATTCCTCCGAAACTCCCCGGTTATGTCATCGTACGACCATCGATCGAGACCTAGAACAATCCATCGAAAGGTCCTGGGAACTCGAATCTCTGTTGCCGTCTCAAGCTCTGTCAGCTGAAGAAACAAAGTGTGAAGAAGTGTTCAGTGCTACCACCACTCGCGATTCGTCCGGTCGTTTCGTTGTTAGATTGCCACTCACTAGTTATCCCCTGGTACGTGTTGGTGAACCAAGATCCATCGTCGAGCGCCGCTTCCAAGGTCTAGAGAGGAGACTTAAGCGAGATCCTGCCCCTCGAGAAGCCTACGTTTGTTTCATGGCCGACTACGAACGTTTGGGCCTCATGATCGAGTTGACTGATCCAGTAGACGACTCTGTCCCCCACTGCTATCTACCACATCATCCAGTCTTCAAGGAGTCAAGCACAAGCACCAAGGTCCGTGTTGTTTTTGACGCTTCGTGCAAGACATCAACCGGTTACTCCATCAACGATACGCAGTTGGTGGGACCTACTATCCAGGACGATCTACTGTCGATCATTATGCGCTTCCGAACCCACCCAATCGCACTCGTAGCCGACATTGAAAAGATGTACCGCCAAATACAACTGCACCTGGACGACTCGCCATTTTTGGCCACCCGCACCTTAAAACGCCTCGCTGAGAATGAAGTCAGTCGTTTTCCTGTTGCCACCCCAGTTTTCAAGAGTGACTTCTACGTCGACGTCTGTTTGACTGGTGCCGAAGATGTCGATTCTGCCGTTCAACTCCGCCGAAAGGCATCTGCTCTAGTTGTTTCTGCCGGTTTACCACTCAAGAAATGGGCATCCAATGTTCCTGAAGCGCTTCGTGGTATTCCTCCAGAAGATTTGGCTGTATCCGCAATCCACAGCCTGCAGGACGATCAGGATGTCTCCACGTTCGGACTTGTTTGGGAAACGACGTTGCACCGTTTTCGTATCCAATTCCCACTACCAGCGTCGTACCAAGCTGATTGGAAGGATTTTCACAGCACGCAAGATACAACCGTTACGATCCAAGTTCCTCGCTACGTGTCTTCCGCCAATGCCACTTTTTACCATTTGCATTTCATCTCGGAAGCGTCGGAGAAGTCCCATGGAAGTTGCTGCATGCGGTACTTCCGCTTGTTGAAAGCTGCTGCACGGAAGTCGGAAAAGGACCCATTCATGATGCTAACCACCGCCGATCTGAAAGAAGCAGCCTTCGTTCTGTATCGTCTTGCCCAGAAACAGGATTTTCCTGAGAAGTTAGTCACCCTTGCATCGACCAGTCGCCTTCCATCTTCATCGCAGTTGAAACACACCCGCATCAAACTGAATTCAAATGGAATTATTCGAATTGTTCTGCTCGTGAAACTCCTGCTATTAAATCTGTTGGCGAAGTATTATCATGGGAATTTACTTCACCTCGGCCCACAACTAATGCTCCCCACGATCCTTCAAAAACATTGGATCATTGGAGGACGCAATCTAGTGCGCCGCACATTCCATGAACGCCACAAGTGTTTCCGAAGCAGACCGAAGATGATCCTGCTGATGAACGTGGTCAACAATTGGAGAACCGGTCACCGCAGTTCCTGGAAATCCGCAATGAGTAGAGTTGCACTCTAA